The Glycine max cultivar Williams 82 chromosome 12, Glycine_max_v4.0, whole genome shotgun sequence genome window below encodes:
- the LOC100809525 gene encoding NAC domain-containing protein 7, protein MNTFTHVPPGFRFHPTDEELVDYYLRKKITSGRIDLDVIKDVDLYKIEPWDLQEICRIGTEEQNEWYFFSHKDKKYPTGTRTNRATAAGFWKATGRDKAIYSKHELIGMRKTLVFYKGRAPNGQKSDWIMHEYRLETDENGTPQEEGWVVCRVFKKRVTTMRKVSEHDSPCWYDDQVPFMLDLDSPKQTSQSNLVYQLPYPCKQELDLPYQLPRDHFLQLPLLESPKLLQSASAITPNNPMAAYVLDHVNHSTSLLPPSLIQEEQQNFQATYGNSNSNEQAVDPVIDWRVLDKFVASQLSQDASKDNIFQGTDNSNVQFRHLDKQELVVPEQNASTSNSSCPIDLWK, encoded by the exons ATGAATACTTTTACTCATGTCCCCCCCGGTTTCAGGTTCCATCCTACGGATGAAGAACTTGTTGATTACTACCTTAGGAAGAAAATTACTTCAGGGAGGATTGACCTAGATGTCATAAAAGATGTTGACCTCTACAAAATTGAGCCATGGGATCTTCAAG agatTTGCAGAATAGGAACAGAAGAACAAAATGAATGGTACTTCTTTAGCCATAAAGATAAGAAGTATCCAACTGGAACTCGCACGAATAGAGCGACTGCAGCAGGGTTTTGGAAAGCAACAGGAAGAGACAAGGCAATCTATTCCAAGCATGAGCTGATAGGCATGAGGAAGACCTTAGTCTTTTATAAAGGTCGAGCTCCAAATGGACAAAAGTCAGATTGGATAATGCACGAGTATCGGCTTGAAACAGATGAAAATGGCACTCCACAG GAAGAAGGATGGGTTGTGTGTAGAGTATTCAAGAAGAGAGTAACAACCATGCGTAAAGTGAGTGAGCATGACTCCCCCTGTTGGTATGATGACCAAGTCCCTTTCATGCTTGACTTAGACTCACCAAAGCAAACCTCTCAATCTAATTTGGTCTACCAGCTACCATATCCTTGCAAGCAAGAGCTAGATTTGCCATACCAATTGCCTCGTGACCACTTTCTCCAGCTTCCACTTCTAGAGAGCCCAAAACTGCTTCAATCTGCTTCTGCTATAACCCCTAATAATCCCATGGCAGCATATGTTCTAGACCATGTAAACCACTCAACTTCTCTGCTTCCCCCATCCCTCATACAAGAAGAACAGCAAAACTTTCAGGCAACCTATGGCAACAGCAATTCCAATGAACAAGCAGTGGATCCAGTAATTGATTGGCGAGTGCTTGACAAGTTTGTTGCTTCACAACTTAGTCAAGATGCTTCCAAAGACAATATCTTTCAAGGCACGGACAATAGCAATGTACAGTTCAGACATCTGGACAAACAAGAGCTAGTGGTGCCTGAACAAAATGCATCAACATCAAACTCCAGCTGCCCAATTGATTTGTGGAAATAG
- the LOC100783345 gene encoding agamous-like MADS-box protein AGL12-like protein yields MARGKVQLKRIENPVHRQVTFCKRRAGLLKKAKELSVLCDAEIGLFIFSAHGKLYELATKGTMQGLIERYMKFSRGAQPEAAPEAHPLLDAKEETNMLKQEIQTLQKGIRHLFGGGNKTMTIDELQVLEKNLETWIYHIRSMKMNIMLQEIQALKDKEGTLKAANKYLHDKIVENTAISNFAQFATDTSNSYPLIIQDEVFQLY; encoded by the exons ATGGCTCGCGGAAAGGTTCAGCTGAAGAGAATTGAGAACCCTGTGCACAGGCAAGTTACCTTCTGCAAGCGCCGAGCTGGGCTTCTTAAGAAGGCTAAGGAGCTATCTGTGCTGTGCGATGCTGAAATTGGCCTATTCATTTTCTCTGCCCATGGAAAGCTCTATGAACTAGCCACCAAagg aACCATGCAAGGGCTCATTGAGAGGTACATGAAGTTCTCACGAGGAGCTCAGCCTGAAGCAGCACCTGAAGCACATCCTCTTCTG GATGCTAAAGAGGAAACTAACATGCTAAAACAAGAAATCCAAACATTGCAAAAGGGTATCAG GCATTTGTTTGGAGGAGGAAATAAGACTATGACAATTGATGAATTACAAGTGCTAGAGAAGAATCTCGAAACTTGGATATATCATATTCGTTCAATGAAA ATGAACATCATGTTACAAGAAATTCAAGCTTTGAAAGATAAG GAGGGAACACTTAAAGCGGCAAATAAATATCTCCATGATAAG ATTGTGGAGAATACTGCAATTTCTAACTTTGCTCAATTTGCTACTGATACTTCGAATTCGTACCCGCTAATCATACAAGATGAGGTTTTTCAACTCTATTAA
- the LOC100802601 gene encoding 21 kDa protein, protein MIIYRVLIVKLHKVENLSPIYRSPSILFLSSPKPTNHQINPYIERVRKTMEAISPKHLMTSLVIIIASSLTAHCGCAKRGGERPYKEANTLFIRTSCSSTTYPRLCYSSLVKHADLIQTNRVVLTGAALNVTLASVKSTSAMMSTLAKKQGLKPREVAAMQDCVEQLSDTVDELRRSIAEMSDLRASNFEMIMSDVQTWVSAALTDETTCNDGFQEITAATDIKSTVRRLVIQVAQLTSNALALINKLANS, encoded by the coding sequence atgataatataCAGAGTATTAATAGTAAAATTGCACAAGGTAGAAAATTTGAGTCCTATATATAGGTCACCTTCCATCCTATTTCTTTCCTCACCCAAACCAACCAACCACCAAATTAATCCATATATAGAGAGAGTTAGGAAAACAATGGAAGCCATTTCTCCTAAGCATCTTATGACATCCCTTGTAATAATTATAGCTTCTAGTTTGACCGCACACTGTGGCTGTGCCAAGAGAGGGGGTGAAAGACCATACAAAGAAGCCAACACACTGTTCATAAGAACATCTTGCAGCTCCACAACATATCCAAGACTCTGCTACAGCTCCTTAGTGAAGCATGCAGACTTGATCCAAACAAATCGTGTGGTTCTGACAGGCGCAGCCCTGAATGTGACTCTTGCGTCAGTGAAATCGACATCGGCAATGATGTCAACGCTGGCAAAGAAGCAGGGGCTGAAGCCAAGAGAGGTTGCAGCGATGCAGGACTGTGTGGAGCAGCTGAGTGACACTGTGGATGAACTGAGAAGGTCTATTGCAGAGATGAGTGATCTAAGAGCTTCCAATTTTGAGATGATAATGAGTGATGTACAAACATGGGTGAGTGCCGCTTTGACGGATGAAACCACCTGCAACGATGGCTTCCAAGAGATCACTGCTGCCACTGATATTAAAAGCACCGTCAGAAGACTCGTTATTCAGGTAGCTCAATTGACTAGCAATGCCTTGGCTTTGATAAATAAGCTAGCCAATTCTTAA
- the LOC100808442 gene encoding endoglucanase 8, protein MDMVGGYYDAGDNVKFNFPMAFTMSMLGWSVLEFGDLMGSELQNALEAIRWGSDYFLKATKYPNIVVAQVGNPIADHGCWERPEDMDTPRTSYFVSQKRPGSELSAEIAAALAASSMAFRKTDPHYSNLLLIKAMQVFDFANKYRGSYNNSVGAGACPFYCDISGYMDELIWGAAWLYKASNRPNYRDFVKANIQSIGNLDEFGWDCKHAGINVLVSQWAMADASSRDLFIPNADKFICSLLPSSPTKSVSYSKGGLLFKPGGCNLQHTTALSFLLIVYARYMQSAKKTVTCGNEVADPARLINLAKSQVDYILGKNPLGMSYMVGYGGKYPEKIHHRGSTLPSVDMHPQHIQCREGDQYFKSEKPNPNILTGAVVGGPAEDDSFQDSRYNAGQSEPTTYVNAPFVGLLAYFNKPTIS, encoded by the exons ATGGATATGGTAGGTGGATACTATGACGCTGGCGACAATGTGAAATTCAATTTTCCCATGGCATTCACAATGAGCATGCTAGGTTGGAGTGTCTTAGAATTTGGAGATCTGATGGGTTCAGAGTTGCAAAATGCATTGGAAGCAATCCGGTGGGGAAGTGATTATTTTCTCAAAGCCACAAAATATCCTAATATAGTTGTGGCACAAGTTGGCAATCCCATTGCCGATCACGGTTGTTGGGAGAGGCCAGAAGATATGGACACTCCTCGAACCTCCTACTTTGTTTCTCAGAAAAGGCCAGGTTCAGAACTCTCTGCTGAGATTGCTGCCGCACTTGCAGCATCTTCCATGGCTTTTAGGAAAACTGATCCTCACTATTCCAACTTGCTTCTCATTAAGGCTATGCAG GTATTTGACTTTGCAAATAAATATCGTGGATCTTATAATAACAGCGTCGGTGCGGGAGCATGCCCCTTCTACTGTGATATTAGTGGCTACATG GATGAGTTGATTTGGGGAGCAGCATGGTTGTATAAAGCCAGTAATAGGCCCAATTATCGGGATTTTGTGAAAGCAAACATCCAATCCATTGGCAATCTTGATGAATTTGGATGGGACTGCAAGCATGCTGGCATAAATGTGCTTGTTTCGCAG TGGGCGATGGCTGATGCATCCAGTAGAGATCTTTTCATTCCTAATGCAGATAAATTTATATGCTCGTTGTTGCCGAGTTCGCCCACCAAATCTGTCTCGTACTCTAAAG GTGGACTTCTATTCAAACCTGGAGGATGTAACCTACAACACACAACAGCTCTGtcatttcttttaattgtttatgCACGTTACATGCAATCTGCGAAGAAAACAGTAACATGTGGGAATGAAGTTGCCGACCCAGCTAGGCTCATAAATCTTGCAAAAAGTCAG GTGGATTACATATTGGGAAAGAACCCACTAGGAATGTCATACATGGTAGGGTATGGGGGCAAGTACCCTGAGAAGATACACCACCGAGGTTCAACTTTACCATCTGTGGATATGCACCCACAACATATCCAGTGTCGTGAGGGAGACCAATATTTCAAATCAGAAAAACCCAATCCTAACATCCTAACAGGGGCTGTGGTTGGAGGACCTGCGGAAGATGATTCTTTTCAGGATTCGCGCTATAATGCTGGTCAATCAGAGCCAACAACATACGTCAATGCTCCTTTTGTTGGTCTTTTGGCTTACTTCAACAAGCCTACTATTAGTTAG
- the LOC100810057 gene encoding beta-fructofuranosidase, soluble isoenzyme I isoform X2, with amino-acid sequence MGWYHVFYQYNPDSAVWGNITWGHAVSRDLIHWLYLPIALFPDKWFDVNGVWSGSATLLPDGKILMLYTGSTDQNVQVQNLAYPANLSDPLLLDWVKYADNPVLAPPPGIGPKDFRDPTTAWFGPDEKWRITIGSKLNGTGLSLVYKTQDFIHYEQNDHYLHQVPGTGMWECVDFYPVSVNGPNDVKHVLKASLDDTKVDHYAIGTYFIENDTWVPDNPHEDVGIGFKLDYGRYYASKTFYDQHKNRRILWGWINESDSETADLKKGWASLQTIPRTVVFDKKTRTNLVHWPVEEVESLRLGSSEFEGVVVKPGSVVPLDIGPATQLDVFAEFEIEFLASKGSGKDNIGCGNGAVDRSALGPFGILAIADDHLSELTPIYFHLSSTTKDGSSTTSFCVDETRSSKAPDVSKLVFGSKVPVLSDEKLSMRVLVDHSIIESFAQGGRTVISSRVYPTEAIYGAARLFLFNNATDINIKVSLKIWQLNSAFIRPFPFDQKL; translated from the exons ATGGGGTGGTACCATGTATTTTACCAATACAATCCGGATTCAGCCGTGTGGGGCAACATAACATGGGGCCACGCTGTATCCAGAGACTTGATTCACTGGCTCTACCTTCCCATTGCCTTGTTTCCAGATAAGTGGTTTGACGTCAACGGTGTATGGTCAGGTTCAGCAACCCTTTTGCCAGATGGCAAAATCCTAATGCTCTACACGGGTAGCACCGATCAAAACGTGCAAGTCCAAAATCTTGCCTACCCCGCCAACCTATCTGATCCCCTCCTCCTTGATTGGGTCAAATATGCTGATAACCCTGTCTTGGCCCCTCCACCAGGCATTGGGCCAAAGGATTTTCGTGACCCAACCACTGCATGGTTTGGGCCAGATGAAAAGTGGAGGATCACCATTGGCTCAAAGCTCAACGGGACAGGTCTTTCATTGGTTTATAAAACCCAAGATTTCATCCACTACGAGCAAAATGATCACTATTTGCACCAAGTCCCGGGAACGGGTATGTGGGAGTGCGTGGACTTTTACCCGGTTTCAGTAAACGGGCCTAACGATGTGAAACATGTGTTGAAGGCTAGTTTGGATGACACCAAGGTGGATCATTATGCAATTGGGACATACTTCATTGAAAATGATACATGGGTGCCCGATAACCCGCATGAGGATGTGGGTATCGGGTTCAAATTGGACTATGGCAGATACTATGCGTCAAAGACATTCTATGACCAACACAAAAACAGAAGGATCCTGTGGGGTTGGATTAATGAATCAGATAGTGAAACCGCTGACTTGAAAAAGGGTTGGGCATCTCTCCAG actaTTCCAAGAACAGTAGTGTTTGACAAGAAGACTAGAACTAATTTGGTTCACTGGCCAGTGGAAGAAGTAGAAAGCTTAAGACTTGGCAGTTCCGAATTTGAAGGAGTTGTGGTTAAACCTGGCTCAGTTGTGCCACTGGACATAGGCCCAGCCACACAG TTGGACGTATTTGCTGAATTTGAAATCGAATTTTTAGCATCCAAAGGGAGTGGCAAGGACAATATAGGATGTGGAAATGGAGCTGTTGATAGAAGTGCTTTGGGACCATTCGGTATTCTGGCTATTGCAGATGACCATCTTTCTGAACTAACACCAATTTATTTCCATCTTTCTAGTACTACTAAAGATGGCAGTTCAACCACTTCCTTCTGTGTTGATGAAACTAG GTCATCAAAGGCTCCTGATGTTTCAAAGCTCGTTTTTGGAAGCAAAGTTCCTGTTCTCAGTGATGAAAAATTATCAATGAGGGTATTG GTGGACCATTCAATCATTGAGAGCTTTGCTCAGGGAGGGAGAACAGTGATCTCATCTAGAGTTTATCCAACAGAAGCAATATATGGAGCTGCAAGATTGTTTCTGTTCAACAACGCAACGGACATAAACATCAAGGTCTCGCTCAAGATTTGGCAATTGAACTCAGCTTTCATACGCCCCTTTCCCTTTGACCAGAAGTTGTGA
- the LOC100808980 gene encoding endoglucanase 8: protein MGFPQRLLFILAAGTILSVTGLEHNYGEALSKSILFFEGQRSGKLPPTQRMTWRKDSALQDVYIVPADTTVLPFLRNKVDLVGGYYDAGDNVKFNFPMAFSTTMLAWSVIEFGKFMGPDLKHALDAIRWATEYFLKATSIPGFVFAQVGDPYADHNCWERPEDMDTPRTAFAVSRDFPGSEVSAEIAAALAASSIVYRKYHLGYSTRLLQRAIKVFDFADKYRGSYNDSLGPWVCPFYCDFSGYQDELVWGAAWLFKATKRPYYADYIDKNVHNLKNFAEFGWDSKDAGINVLVSKLLINSSSNSKPFILNNADKFVCSVLPESPSVLVSYSSGGLLFKPGGSNLQHATAISFLFLVYAGYLKQTNKEIDCGGKVFASPKRLKQIARGQVDYILGSNPANMSYMVGYGAKYPERIHHRASSLPSVDEHRGHIGCKGGSFYFDNQNANPNLLVGAVVGGPDMKDSYADSRADFVHSEPTTYINAPLVGVLAYFNSHPS from the exons ATGGGTTTCCCGCAAAGGTTGCTGTTTATATTGGCAGCAGGTACCATATTGAGTGTAACGGGTTTGGAGCATAACTATGGAGAAGCTTTGTCAAAGAGCATATTGTTCTTTGAAGGACAGAGGTCTGGGAAATTGCCACCAACACAGAGAATGACTTGGAGGAAGGATTCTGCGCTTCAAGATGTCTATATAGTCCCTGCTGATACTACTGTCTTACCTTTCCTTCGTAATAAA GTTGACTTGGTTGGTGGTTACTACGATGCTGGCGACAACGTGAAATTCAACTTTCCAATGGCATTTTCAACAACCATGCTTGCCTGGAGTGTGATAGAGTTCGGAAAATTCATGGGTCCAGACCTTAAACATGCGTTAGACGCTATTCGTTGGGCCACAGAGTATTTCCTCAAAGCCACAAGCATCCCCGGTTTTGTGTTTGCACAAGTCGGTGACCCATATGCTGATCACAATTGCTGGGAGAGACCTGAAGACATGGACACCCCCAGAACAGCCTTTGCCGTTAGCAGAGACTTCCCTGGCTCTGAAGTTTCAGCAGAGATAGCAGCTGCACTTGCAGCCTCCTCAATTGTATATAGGAAGTATCATTTAGGTTACTCTACAAGACTTCTCCAAAGGGCTATAAAG GTTTTTGATTTTGCAGATAAGTACAGAGGATCATACAATGACAGCCTCGGACCGTGGGTATGCCCATTCTATTGTGATTTTAGTGGCTACCAG GACGAATTGGTGTGGGGAGCAGCATGGTTGTTCAAGGCTACTAAACGCCCTTACTACGCAGATTACATTGACAAAAACGTTCATAATCTGAAAAACTTTGCTGAATTTGGATGGGACTCAAAGGATGCTGGCATCAACGTGCTCGTGTCTaag CTTCTAATTAATAGTAGCTCTAATTCTAAGCCTTTCATCCTCAACAATGCTGACAAGTTTGTCTGTTCTGTGCTACCTGAATCACCTTCAGTATTGGTCTCATACTCTTCAG GTGGGCTTCTATTCAAGCCTGGAGGGAGTAACTTGCAGCATGCAACAGCAATCTCATTTCTGTTTCTGGTTTATGCTGGCTATTTGAAACAGACAAATAAAGAGATTGACTGTGGGGGTAAAGTTTTTGCTTCTCCAAAGCGACTCAAACAAATAGCAAGAGGCCAG GTGGATTACATACTAGGAAGCAATCCAGCGAATATGTCATACATGGTAGGATACGGAGCAAAATATCCTGAAAGAATACATCATCGTGCGTCGTCATTGCCATCCGTGGATGAGCACCGCGGCCACATTGGTTGCAAAGGAGGatcattttattttgacaaCCAAAATGCAAACCCCAACTTGCTTGTCGGAGCTGTTGTGGGAGGACCAGATATGAAGGATTCATACGCAGATTCTCGAGCAGATTTTGTACACTCTGAACCTACAACATACATCAATGCACCCCTTGTGGGTGTTTTGGCATACTTCAATTCACATCCATCCTAG